The DNA segment CCAGAGGAATTTTACACACCAGAGGATAGGGCTGCTGCATGAGTATGAACAGTGATGGGTTTGAGCTTTAGCAGTGGAGCATGAGGATTGCAGTTGTACCAGACTAGCTGATCACCTCATTTAGAAACCATTTTTAGTGACTGAGAGGCAGAGTCAGAGCAATGAacactggaaatgttcaaaCAGTGCTTtgggatatggtttagtggaGAACATGGTTGTGctggttaatggttggacttgatgatctcagaggtctttccaacctTAATAGAGAGAAACTATTTACAAGGACATgcaatgacaggacaagggggaatggcttcaaaacTGAGAGACTAAGAAGAAAGAGTAGtgttagattagatgttaggaaaaaaatcctccctgcaagagtggtgaggccctggcacaagttgcccagagaagctgtggctgccccatccctggaagtgttcaaggccagattggacagggcttggagcaacctggaacagtggaaggtgtccctgcccatggcagagggatggaatgagatcatctttgaggtcccttccaacccaaaccatcctatgattctatgaataaggaataaaaatgtaaaaacctTGCAATAGAAAAGGCTATTAAATAAATATCCTGCTGTTTGGATGTGGCTTTGTTATCTGCTTGGCTTTTAAATAAGGCTTTGCATTGTAGCAatagagggaaaaagagaatttttttgctgaaaaaaagtCCTGGGTAGCTGATGAAATCAAAGAGAGCAGGAAGGATGCTTCCATGGGCAGTATGAAAGCCAGGTTAGCTGGAACACCATTGCAATTAGACATATCTCCCTGGCTCAAACCTTGTGGCAACTGATGTCCTGTTGCCCAGTGAGGATGGATCTTACTATTCATCTGTACTTTTGTGATAATGCAACGTGTTCTTCATCTgtggggaaggcagggaagcAACCAAGCCCAGTGTGCTGCTGTTCATGGGAGGTTGATATCATCCTTCATGGATGCTAAGGGCCTCTTTCCACATTTTTGGGAGGATGGGGAGTTTTTTGGTGTGGTAATGATGTTCTCTGTTTCAGCAGACACTCCCCTCTTAAGGGAACCTTTGGGAATCATGTAAGATTTTGAGGAGAGGGCAGGCAAATCCCCCCCTTCTTTTTCCCACTCAAGCAGTCACACATGGCAGATTCATGCCTGCAGCACTTCTAGGTTTTATCTGCTCACTAAATTTTATTTCCCCTCTGTGAGTGTTTATATTGCTTAGAGACTGCCAAGGTTCATGTTAATCATAAAAAAAAGTGGAGGTTTATTAGATATTGCAGCTCTGTGATTCTTTGGTTTTTGAATGTTAATGAAGCTTTGTATGCTCTGGAATAGCCAAAGAGGTGGATCTTACCTCTGGCATGGCAAAATATCCGAGGGaggatttttcttccctttcctttgggTTTTAATATCTTACATGACATTTCATCCTGAGCAATTTTACACTATTTATCATCTTGTGTAATATTGTCATGCTGTAATTTTGCAAGTGTAtgaaaggcaggaggagggcGAGGATGGGCTCAATTACACcctggagggaggggaggacTCCATGGAAGGACCTGTTCCTGGCACTTAATGAATCGGATGTCAGCACTTtgccagagcagagcaacagAACAGAGGGGAATTTATTACTTTTAGGGACTCAGTGGGCAGACAAGAGGAAAGGAACCCCTCAAATTGCAGTTCTAATGGTCATTTTCATAGGCTGTGCATGTACATGGGATTTAACAAAAGAAGGGATATTCATTCTCACTCCAGACAGCTCAGTTCTTTCTTCTGAAGGCTGAGTTTCAAGCaacatttctttcttcattattGCATGTTGTATTTGGGGCAGAGTAGCCAAACAGAAGACCTAAGGGtttcttattttctgaatttctagCCAGGGCTGCCCCTGAGCATTGGCTTTGGTAGAACAAGATCTATGTCTGGCTTTAGTGCCTTCAGAGTAACCTCAAAGGAGACTCATGGCTCAGTCATCATTGTGTGAGTACCCACACAGTAATGAGAGGAAGTACCAGGTCTAACACGCTCCCCTTCTAAAGAAGAATTGATGGATGTGTTTTCTATTCTCTTCCACACTGGGctgccagagcagggctgtgatgACTCTTTACAGGGAGGGGCCTTTTTCCCCCACTTCTCCTGTTGGAGAGTGCTGACATTCTTAATCCACAAAATCTCTTATTTTGACTATACTTTTTCAAAGTGACTTTTAACAGGTTTTTCAGGTGTAATATGACTTCTTTCAAGGACAAGATGTCATGTGAAATTCCGTTTCCATCTCCCTTGAATCCAGCTGAGACTTATTCCTCTTCATCACCATGATAAGGGATATGACTTTCCCAGGTTGGAAACCCAAGGACTACCATAGAACCAGTCTGAAATACTTCTTTTCAACCCTTTGGGCATTGATGGACGGGAGGTGGATCCCAAATTTTCTTGGTCAGACTAGTGGAATTCCTGCAACTGTACTCCTTCTTCACCCTCTCCAGCACTCCAGGACTCTCTTACACATGTTCTCTTATGACGTGCAGCAGTAAATGcttctccctctgcagctgccttTTGCTTAATTGACCCATTTTGCAGCAGATTAGGCCCCAAGGAGGAGGTTAATACAAGCAGTAATTCTAAAAGGCAGTTCAAGTCTTCAGTGAACTGTTCATCATTGAAAAAGCCTGTTAGACCCAATCTTCTTAGCTTTTTACGCTTTATTCTAAAATATTCTGACTTAGCAATGAACTTAGGAATCTCTCCTGCTAGACAGTCTCCAcacctttctctttcctgagTTTTGACCTGGACGTAGTGGGTAGGATTAAGCACCGTGCATACAGATTtacctcctctcttcctttttgtcttAAAACAAGAATTGTAACCCTGGATCTTCCAAAAACAGTCCCAATGTGCTGTGTACAGGGCAGGAGTACATCTCTCCAGGCACTTCATCTTTCTGTGGGATTGAAGAGAAGACTTTTCCTGTCCTGTAAGCAATTACAGTGGCCCCTTGAGTCCGTGCAGGATTGCATATCCCAGTGGTCCCAGAATTGCAGCTGCTGTAATAATCAAGGGGTAGAATTAGAGCAAATTTCAGTGTGAACCAATATTAAGTAATTagtatatatttattaaaatattacatcatattatattaattaaaataacattataCTGATGATTTCTGAGATGTGGCCAGCTTACTGTTTATTAGCTACTGTTCCTGACAAGCCTGTCCACTACAATGTAGGAATTGTCACTGTTTTCTCACTTTCTACCATCACATCTACACATTAATTAAGGAACAACTTCGGCCTGTACCTTCTATTCAATTCCCTTGAACACTCAtacaagaaaatacagaagattGTGACATAACTGTAACAATAACAGGGGGGGATGAAATCTGAATAACTGGATGGAGCTGAAAATGTGTGGCTTTTCCTTGCCAGGGCAGTAAATAATACTGATTGTCTTTAGTGAAGGTCGGTGCAGCCCTGATACTGGAATGGAGGCCTGATTTGAAGGATGAGCACATGCATGGAAGGGTGGCAGCATTCCTGCAGGCAGGGGCATCAGCCAGGGTCAGGTACACAGTCCCTGACACATCCTACCATTGCGGTTCTCTTGGGGGATGGATTTTGATGTGACCAGGGAAAATTTGCAGTGCTGGTCTCTGCTTGTGGTGAGAAAGTGGGATTCTGAAGCAAACAGATTGAGGCTGTGGGTAGGAAAAACATCCTGCAAAATCCATGCTGCTAGGCATCAACCTCTAATTTAGCCAGTGGAAGGGCAGAGTCATTTGTGCTGCATTTGCAGAATTACGAGATCAAGAAAGCTTTGGGGAACAGGAGAGCATGAGTACTTTATGGAGCCTTGCTCAGTCCCTAGGGAATACACAGCTCAGCAAAATCAAGAATCAAGGCCTCAGTCCAGACATTGAATAGGGCCAGAAAACTTGCTGTTGAATAAACTGTTTAGAAGGGACCTGCACGGACTGGAGAGGAGGGAGCTACAGCAAAGAATCAGAATGGTGCAGCAAGGTAACCTGCTGGGAATGAGCATAGGAGGAATATTTGAGCCCCAAAGAGGGTTTTGTGTCTGCTATCTCCAACACTACTGTCTTCTCTTAGACATGCTGTGGGATTTCCATGCTGGGTTTTGTCAGTGGTTGGGATATTGTCCTTTTACAGCTTTGAGAAATAGAGAAGGATTCTCTTTCTCCCGCCCTCCCTTCGGCAAGACACAATTTATCCATGTTGAATCACCCACAAGGCACAATGGGATGTGTGCTACAAAGGCCTCATTCTTCCTCCCTGCTCACCTACCTCTGCTCTCAGAAAAGCAGGATTTTCCATGGTTATAAGGCAGTTTATCCACACAGACCAGATCCCAGATACAGATTCTTGCTGCTAGAGGGTCCTGCTGGGCCAGTAGATGATGCCACTGGTGGAAGAGCTGAGAGCATGGGAGCACAAAGCCACTGAGGACACCAAATGCTTCATCAAAATCCATACATTTGTAAGGGGTTAAACGTAGGAATGTGCAATCCAGAAAGTCTGTAGGGGGATGGGAATGATGTGAGAATTCAGGGCTATTGGATCCAGTATTCATTCAATTACCATGCTTAGTTAAGTACTGCACAGTGCAGTGAAGGCTGCAGTCTGTTAGAATGTCTGTTCCTATAAGTCATTTAATTATGAGGTTGCTCATATGCCATTTTAACATATGTAGAGTAACATTATCCCTCTTTTGTAGGTCACTATTCTCATCAGCCTGGCTCTTGCATTCCTTGCCTGCATAGTGTTTCTTGTGGTGTACAAAGCCTTTACTTACGACCACAGTTGCCCAGATGGATTTGTTTATAAGGTAAGAAACTTCAGATGGATGAATTGCCTAAGCTAATGACAGACTCTAATTGACTACATGGTTACAGTCCAGTCTGCTTTTTTGACCAGGACAAACAGAACATTTGGCAAGAATGTGTTGAAATGGAAAAAGCGTTATGGGAAATGTGGACATGCATCTGCCTCCATCAGCTACTGTTACACTGTAATTGTTGGGATTAGCATTTGGTGAACAATACAGACAGATGTTCAGGAGCAATCCCTCATATTTGTGAATGGATTTGTTGCAGCTGGAATCCTGTGTTTGCTTCCCACACTTTCAAGTAACTGAGGTTTACTGTGTACATTTTAATGCAAAGCAAGTCCTGGAGTGCTGATATATGTGTCCTTTGTGAAAGAAATCCAGATTTGCCCATATAGTTCACTTTTAAGTGCTTTCAAGCCTCTATCAAGAACAAAGCCACGTAACAATTGCTAAAACCCCACTGCCCAGTGATTCTATATTGAATATGCTCAGAGAACTATTTGCTTGGTGTGttgagattaaaaaagaaaaatttgcaaaataattCACTAACCCCTCACTGTGAATAAACTCATAAACTCACAGGAGTCTTGACCACACTGAGGATGATCTGTAGGCTGGAAAATAGAGTAAGGTGTTTGTATATTAGTCATTGTGAATTTTCACTTAGGTGTATATAAAAAGGGAGAATTGgaattgtttagcctggaaaagaaaaggctttggggTGTCTTTATTGCAcctttccagtacctgaaggaagcctgcaagaaagatggagagagactttatACAGCAACAAGGGGGCATGGCTGCAAACTGACAGAGAccagggttagattggatatttgaaaaatattcattccctatgagggtggtgaagccctggcacaagttgcccagggaaactggctgccccatccctgaaagtgtttcaggccaggttgaacagggcttggagcaacctgggacagtggaaggcctccctgtccatggcagagagctggagctggatgatctttaagatcgcttccaacccaaaccattctgtgattctatcatAAAGATGAAGTTTGGACAGTCATGAATTTCAGAATCAGATTCAAACCTGCATTTCCAAACAAAGCTGGCCTGTTGGCCTGTGCCTCCTTCCATCCCTGACCAAGATGCTCGTCCCACAGGTCAGGATAAATCCCTGCAAGAGAGCAGCTCATAAGCCTCTACCTGTCCTCTGCTTCTCTGAGCGTTAATTCTGGGCTTGAATCTACAGTATATTTGATGCAGCAcatgagcagagcagctcagccagccctgcctggcccccAGCAAGGGGCCTtagtctctgtgtgtgtcaaTAATGTAACAAACCAGTCATACCTTCATTTCACAGCCCGTTTCCCATCCAGGGCTGAAACCAGTCTGCCACCAGGGTTGCCAATAGCAACAGGTATTCAAGGCTCTGCCCGACTTGGtgcattcccagggcactgAAAGGCAGCTGTAGCGAGTCTGAGTCAAACATCATCTGTGCAAACAGCTAGCCATGGGATTTTGGAAAGAGGCTGGTGGGGTCACTCTACTTCtgctttcttccccttcccagcacaAGCGGTGCATCCCGGCCTCGCTGGACGCGTACTACTCTGCACAGGATTCCAACTCCCGGGGCAGGTTCTACACTGTCATCAGCCACTACAGCATGGCCAAGCAGACCAGCTCCCGGGCCGTATCGCCCTGGATGTCCTCGGGATCTGCAAACCATGAAGCCAAGGCTGCCAAGACAGAAGGTCATTAAAGGGAAGGAGTGATGGTGGGCCAagagggagggtggggggacaACACCGTGTCTATACTGCTCTAGTTGAGCGTGCCATGCCATCAGCATGGCa comes from the Pithys albifrons albifrons isolate INPA30051 chromosome 15, PitAlb_v1, whole genome shotgun sequence genome and includes:
- the NSG2 gene encoding neuronal vesicle trafficking-associated protein 2: MVKLGSNLNDKNNKPPSNEDGFQTVPLITPLEVNHLQFPAPEKVIVKTRTEYQPDQKNKGKLRVPKIAEFTVSFTDGVTERLKVTILISLALAFLACIVFLVVYKAFTYDHSCPDGFVYKHKRCIPASLDAYYSAQDSNSRGRFYTVISHYSMAKQTSSRAVSPWMSSGSANHEAKAAKTEGH